In Mycolicibacterium alvei, a single window of DNA contains:
- a CDS encoding glycosyltransferase family 87 protein, whose translation MDSPAPPAGLDSPAPPAEDQRSADDRDLPSRNDRLAEALSQTVGGPVGRHALIGRSRFMTPLRVMFVIAVVFLALGYTSKAACLQTTGSGTAGQRVANWENNRAYYELCYSDTVPLYTAELLNQGKFPYKSSWVENDATGKPRMQYDGSPAIRYMEYPVLTGLYQYASMSLAKTYTALTKLVSVPLVAEVVMFFNISAFGLALAWLATIWATSRMAGRRVWDAALVAGSPIVIFQVFTNFDALATATAAGAMLAWARRKPVWAGALIGIGVAVKLYPLLLFIPLVLLGLRSGRLREVGRTALTAVVTWLVINLPIMVLFPRGWSEFFRLNTRRGDDMDSLYNVVKSFSDWRGFDPDLGFWQPPTVLNTVTAVLFAACCIAIGYIALTAPQRPRLAQLAFLVVAAFLLTNKVWSPQFSLWLVPLAVLALPHRRILLAWMTIDALVWVPRMLYLYGEANKGLPEQWFTTTVLLRDIAVILLCALIIRQIYRPELDLVRHGGRIDDPTGGVFDRAPDHPPRWLPDWLRPSADPEPELAGSR comes from the coding sequence CTGGATTCGCCGGCTCCGCCGGCAGGACTGGATTCGCCGGCTCCGCCGGCAGAAGACCAGCGGAGCGCCGACGACCGCGACCTTCCCAGCCGCAACGACCGGCTGGCCGAGGCGCTGTCGCAGACTGTCGGCGGACCTGTCGGCCGGCATGCGTTGATCGGGCGGTCACGGTTCATGACGCCCCTGCGGGTGATGTTCGTGATCGCCGTGGTGTTCCTGGCGTTGGGCTATACGTCCAAGGCCGCGTGCCTGCAGACGACGGGCAGCGGGACGGCCGGCCAGCGGGTGGCCAACTGGGAGAACAACCGCGCCTATTACGAGCTGTGCTACTCCGACACGGTTCCGCTCTACACCGCAGAGTTGTTGAACCAGGGCAAGTTTCCCTACAAGTCCAGTTGGGTCGAGAACGACGCCACCGGCAAGCCGCGCATGCAGTACGACGGCAGCCCGGCGATCCGCTACATGGAGTACCCGGTGCTGACCGGGCTGTACCAGTACGCGTCGATGTCGCTGGCCAAGACCTACACCGCGCTGACGAAGCTGGTGTCGGTCCCGCTCGTGGCCGAGGTGGTGATGTTCTTCAACATCTCCGCGTTCGGTTTGGCGCTGGCCTGGTTGGCGACGATCTGGGCCACCTCGCGGATGGCGGGCCGACGGGTGTGGGACGCCGCGCTGGTGGCCGGCTCACCGATCGTGATCTTCCAGGTATTCACCAACTTCGACGCACTGGCCACCGCCACCGCTGCGGGCGCGATGCTGGCCTGGGCCCGGCGAAAACCGGTGTGGGCCGGGGCGCTGATCGGCATCGGCGTGGCCGTCAAGCTGTATCCGCTCCTGCTGTTCATTCCGTTGGTACTGCTGGGGTTACGCAGCGGACGTCTGCGTGAGGTCGGCAGGACGGCGCTGACCGCGGTGGTGACGTGGCTGGTCATCAACCTGCCGATCATGGTGCTGTTCCCGCGCGGGTGGTCAGAGTTCTTTCGGCTCAACACCCGTCGCGGCGACGACATGGACTCGCTGTACAACGTGGTGAAGTCGTTCAGTGACTGGCGGGGCTTCGATCCGGATCTGGGGTTCTGGCAGCCGCCGACGGTGCTCAACACCGTCACCGCAGTGTTGTTCGCGGCGTGCTGCATTGCGATCGGCTACATCGCACTGACGGCGCCGCAGCGGCCCCGGTTGGCGCAACTGGCATTCCTGGTGGTCGCCGCTTTCCTGCTCACCAACAAGGTGTGGAGCCCGCAGTTCTCGCTGTGGCTGGTGCCGCTGGCGGTGCTGGCCCTGCCGCATCGACGGATCCTGTTGGCGTGGATGACGATCGACGCCCTGGTGTGGGTGCCGCGCATGCTGTATCTGTACGGTGAGGCCAACAAAGGTCTGCCCGAGCAATGGTTCACCACCACTGTGTTGCTGCGCGATATCGCAGTGATCCTGTTGTGTGCGTTAATCATTCGCCAGATCTACCGCCCGGAACTGGATCTGGTCCGGCACGGCGGCCGCATCGACGACCCCACCGGCGGGGTGTTCGATCGCGCGCCCGACCATCCGCCACGTTGGCTACCGGACTGGTTGCGTCCCTCGGCGGACCCCGAGCCCGAGTTGGCCGGCTCTAGGTAG
- a CDS encoding transglycosylase domain-containing protein, with protein MNSEGRHSRSAKDIRSAADRLGARENPPPPREKRPPAPDARPPARENAPTGRPNGPGGRPGRPAIPPDDRLTTVLPPVRDDGPVPLDVVRAAMGGSPPPKPPPPKSPPPPPGGGRGSGPSGPAGSGPKGPKPAGQFQINWKLVRRLSIAAVAAMILLPLVTFGMAYMIVDVPQPGDIRTNQVSTILASDGSEIAKIVPPEGNRVDVGIDKIPEHVRNAVMAAEDRDFYTNPGFSFTALLRAIKNNLVGGDLQGGSTITQQYVKNALVGDERSGIGGLIRKAKELVISTKMASEWSKDAVMQAYLNMIYFGRGSYGIAAAAKAYFDKPVEQLDVAEGALMAALIQRPSTLDPAVDPEGAAERWNWVLDGMVDMGALSAQDRAEQVFPPTVPPDQARQANQTTGPNGLIERQVTKELLDLFDISEQALNTEGLQITTTIDPQAQEAAENAVSKYMDGQESNMRTAVVSIDPHDGAVKAYYGGSDANGFDFAQAGLPTGSSFKVFALVAALQQGIGLGYQVDSGPITVNGIKITNVEGEGCGTCSVAEALKRSLNTSYYRLMLKLENGPEDVAKAAHDAGVAESFPGVEHTLSEDGNGGPPNNGVVLGQYQSRVIDMASAYATLAASGVYHKPHFVQKVVNSSGQVLFDASSQDNGEQRIDKAVADNVTSAMQPIAGWSRGHNLAGGRASAAKTGTNQLGDTGDNRDAWMVGYTPSLSTAVWVGTTDGVTPLKTPSGGPVYGSGLPSDIWKATMDGALKGTDNESFPKPTEIGGYAGVPQAPAAPPPGTPPAGPPIAVMPSETVIQPTIEVAPGITIPIGPPTTVPIGPPPGAPGVPGEPGLPLPPPPP; from the coding sequence GTGAATAGCGAAGGGCGCCATAGCCGGTCAGCCAAGGACATCCGTAGTGCGGCTGACCGCCTCGGCGCGCGCGAAAATCCGCCGCCCCCGCGCGAGAAGCGGCCGCCGGCTCCGGATGCACGGCCGCCGGCTCGTGAGAATGCGCCTACGGGACGGCCGAACGGTCCTGGCGGTCGACCCGGCCGCCCGGCGATACCGCCCGACGATCGGCTCACCACGGTGCTGCCTCCGGTGCGTGACGACGGGCCGGTCCCGCTGGACGTGGTCAGAGCGGCGATGGGCGGCAGCCCGCCGCCGAAACCACCGCCACCCAAATCTCCCCCTCCGCCGCCGGGTGGCGGCCGTGGGTCGGGGCCCTCGGGTCCGGCCGGGTCGGGTCCGAAGGGGCCGAAGCCGGCCGGGCAGTTCCAGATCAACTGGAAGCTGGTCCGACGCCTGTCGATCGCCGCGGTCGCGGCGATGATTCTGCTTCCGCTGGTGACCTTCGGTATGGCGTACATGATCGTCGACGTCCCGCAGCCCGGTGACATCCGCACCAACCAGGTGTCGACGATCCTGGCCAGCGACGGCAGCGAGATCGCCAAGATCGTGCCGCCGGAAGGCAACCGGGTCGACGTCGGCATCGACAAGATCCCGGAGCACGTCCGCAACGCGGTGATGGCCGCCGAGGACCGCGACTTCTACACCAATCCGGGCTTCTCCTTCACCGCGCTGTTGCGTGCGATCAAGAACAACCTGGTCGGTGGTGATCTGCAGGGCGGATCGACCATCACCCAGCAGTACGTCAAGAACGCGCTCGTCGGCGACGAGCGGTCGGGGATCGGCGGTCTGATCCGTAAGGCCAAAGAGCTGGTCATCTCGACCAAGATGGCCAGCGAATGGTCCAAAGACGCTGTGATGCAGGCGTATCTGAACATGATCTATTTCGGTCGCGGCTCGTACGGCATCGCCGCGGCGGCCAAGGCGTACTTCGACAAGCCGGTCGAACAACTCGACGTCGCCGAGGGCGCACTGATGGCCGCGCTGATCCAGCGCCCGTCGACGCTGGACCCGGCCGTCGATCCGGAGGGCGCCGCCGAGCGGTGGAACTGGGTGCTCGACGGCATGGTCGACATGGGCGCGTTGTCGGCCCAGGACCGCGCCGAGCAGGTGTTCCCGCCGACCGTGCCGCCGGACCAGGCCCGCCAGGCCAACCAGACGACCGGTCCGAACGGACTGATCGAGCGGCAGGTCACCAAGGAACTGCTGGATCTGTTCGACATCAGCGAGCAGGCCCTCAACACCGAGGGACTGCAGATCACGACCACGATCGACCCGCAGGCCCAGGAGGCCGCCGAGAATGCGGTGTCCAAGTACATGGATGGCCAGGAGTCCAACATGCGGACGGCGGTGGTCTCCATCGATCCGCACGACGGTGCGGTCAAGGCGTACTACGGCGGCTCCGATGCCAACGGCTTCGACTTCGCCCAGGCGGGTCTGCCGACAGGGTCGTCGTTCAAGGTGTTTGCGCTCGTCGCTGCCCTGCAGCAGGGCATCGGCCTGGGCTATCAGGTGGACAGCGGGCCGATCACGGTCAACGGCATCAAGATCACCAATGTCGAAGGCGAAGGGTGCGGCACCTGCTCGGTCGCCGAGGCGCTCAAGCGCTCGCTCAACACCAGTTACTACCGGCTGATGCTCAAGCTCGAGAACGGTCCGGAGGATGTCGCGAAGGCCGCCCATGACGCCGGTGTCGCCGAGAGTTTCCCCGGTGTCGAGCACACCCTGTCCGAAGACGGCAACGGCGGCCCGCCGAACAACGGCGTGGTGCTGGGTCAGTACCAGTCCAGGGTGATCGACATGGCCTCGGCGTATGCGACCCTGGCGGCCTCCGGCGTCTATCACAAGCCGCACTTCGTGCAGAAGGTCGTGAACTCCTCGGGGCAGGTGCTGTTCGACGCCTCGAGCCAGGACAACGGTGAACAGCGCATCGACAAGGCGGTGGCGGACAACGTCACGTCGGCGATGCAGCCGATCGCGGGTTGGTCGCGCGGGCACAACCTGGCAGGCGGGCGGGCCTCGGCCGCCAAGACGGGCACCAACCAGCTCGGCGACACCGGGGACAATCGTGACGCCTGGATGGTCGGCTACACACCGTCGCTGTCGACCGCGGTCTGGGTGGGTACCACCGACGGTGTGACGCCGTTGAAGACTCCGTCGGGCGGGCCGGTCTACGGATCGGGTCTGCCGTCGGACATCTGGAAAGCCACGATGGACGGCGCGCTGAAAGGTACCGACAACGAGTCGTTCCCGAAGCCGACGGAGATCGGTGGCTATGCGGGTGTGCCGCAGGCCCCGGCCGCCCCGCCACCCGGGACGCCACCGGCCGGTCCGCCGATCGCGGTGATGCCCTCGGAGACCGTCATTCAGCCGACCATCGAAGTGGCCCCGGGTATTACGATCCCGATCGGCCCCCCGACGACCGTGCCGATCGGACCCCCGCCGGGGGCACCTGGTGTGCCCGGTGAGCCGGGCCTGCCGCTGCCACCGCCGCCTCCGTGA
- a CDS encoding inositol-3-phosphate synthase, with the protein MSEHAGEIRVAIVGVGNCASSLVQGVQYYHNADENTTVPGLMHVKFGPYHVRDVKFVAAFDVDAKKVGFDLSEAIFASENNTIKIADVPPTNVTVQRGPTLDGIGKYYADTIEISDFEPVDVVKALKDAKVDVLVSYLPVGSEEADKFYAQCCIDAGVAFVNALPVFIASDPVWAKKFADAGVPIIGDDIKSQVGATITHRVMAKLFEDRGVTLDRTYQLNVGGNMDFLNMLERSRLESKKVSKTQAVTSNLTGSLAGKVEDKNVHIGPSDHVAWLDDRKWAYVRLEGRAFGDVPLNLEYKLEVWDSPNSAGVIIDAVRAAKIAKDRGVGGPVEAASAYLMKSPPKQIADDVARIELETFIEG; encoded by the coding sequence ATGTCTGAGCACGCAGGAGAAATCCGGGTCGCCATTGTCGGCGTCGGTAACTGCGCATCGTCCCTGGTCCAGGGTGTGCAGTACTACCACAACGCCGACGAGAACACGACCGTGCCGGGCCTGATGCACGTGAAGTTCGGCCCCTACCACGTGCGTGACGTGAAGTTCGTGGCCGCGTTCGACGTGGACGCCAAGAAGGTCGGCTTCGATCTGTCCGAGGCCATCTTCGCCTCCGAGAACAACACCATCAAGATCGCCGACGTGCCGCCGACCAACGTGACGGTGCAGCGTGGCCCGACCCTCGACGGCATCGGCAAGTACTACGCCGACACCATCGAGATCTCCGACTTCGAGCCCGTCGACGTGGTCAAGGCGCTCAAGGATGCCAAGGTCGACGTCCTGGTCTCCTACCTTCCGGTGGGCTCCGAAGAGGCCGACAAGTTCTACGCCCAGTGCTGCATCGACGCCGGCGTGGCCTTCGTCAACGCGCTGCCGGTGTTCATCGCCTCCGACCCGGTGTGGGCCAAGAAGTTCGCCGACGCCGGCGTCCCGATCATCGGCGACGACATCAAGAGCCAGGTCGGCGCCACCATCACCCACCGCGTCATGGCCAAGCTGTTCGAGGATCGCGGCGTCACGCTGGACCGCACGTACCAGCTCAACGTCGGCGGCAACATGGACTTCCTGAACATGCTGGAGCGCTCACGCCTGGAGTCCAAGAAGGTCTCCAAGACCCAGGCCGTGACCTCCAACCTGACCGGCTCGCTGGCCGGCAAGGTCGAGGACAAGAACGTCCACATCGGCCCGTCCGATCACGTCGCGTGGCTCGACGACCGCAAGTGGGCCTATGTGCGCCTCGAAGGCCGCGCCTTCGGTGACGTGCCGCTGAACCTGGAGTACAAGCTCGAGGTCTGGGACTCGCCGAACTCGGCCGGTGTGATCATCGACGCGGTCCGCGCCGCCAAGATCGCCAAGGACCGCGGCGTCGGCGGTCCCGTCGAGGCAGCGTCTGCCTACCTGATGAAGAGCCCGCCGAAGCAGATCGCCGACGACGTGGCCCGCATCGAGCTGGAGACCTTCATCGAGGGTTAG
- a CDS encoding DUF5318 domain-containing protein produces MRLQRQVVDYALRRRSLLAEVYSGRTGVSEVCDANPYLLRAAKFHGKQSSVMCPICRKEQLTLVSWVFGDHLGPVSGSARTAEELVMLATRYDEFAVHVVEVCRTCSWNHLVKSYVLGAPRPPKARGTRGTRKSARTASE; encoded by the coding sequence GTGCGATTGCAGAGACAGGTGGTGGATTACGCGCTTCGGCGGCGGTCCCTGCTGGCTGAGGTCTATTCGGGGCGCACCGGCGTCTCGGAGGTCTGTGATGCCAACCCGTACCTGCTGCGCGCGGCAAAGTTTCACGGCAAGCAAAGTTCGGTGATGTGTCCGATCTGCCGTAAAGAGCAGCTCACGCTGGTGTCGTGGGTTTTCGGTGATCATCTGGGCCCGGTGTCGGGCTCGGCGCGCACCGCGGAGGAGCTGGTGATGTTGGCAACTCGTTACGACGAGTTCGCAGTCCATGTGGTTGAGGTATGCCGCACCTGCAGTTGGAATCATTTGGTCAAGTCATATGTCCTCGGTGCGCCTCGGCCGCCGAAGGCCCGTGGCACTCGAGGCACGCGTAAATCGGCGCGCACAGCCAGTGAATAG
- a CDS encoding PadR family transcriptional regulator, whose protein sequence is MLELAVLGLLLESPMHGYELRKRLTGLLGAFRAFSYGSLYPALRRMQADGLIVEDAAPLGPTKVRRARRVYQMTDAGKQRFTELVADTGPQNFSDDGFGVHLAFFNRTPAEARMRILEGRRRQVEERREGLRDAVARASSSFDRYTRQLHQLGLESSEREVKWLNELIAAERTAQGRSENI, encoded by the coding sequence ATGCTGGAGCTCGCAGTCCTGGGTCTTCTGCTCGAGTCACCCATGCACGGCTATGAGCTGCGCAAGCGATTGACGGGTCTGTTGGGGGCGTTCAGGGCGTTCTCGTATGGGTCGCTCTACCCGGCATTACGTCGCATGCAGGCCGACGGCCTGATCGTCGAGGACGCCGCACCCTTGGGACCGACCAAGGTGCGTCGCGCTCGGCGGGTGTACCAGATGACGGATGCCGGCAAGCAGCGGTTCACCGAGTTGGTCGCCGACACGGGGCCACAGAACTTCTCCGACGACGGGTTTGGTGTCCACCTGGCCTTCTTCAACCGCACCCCGGCCGAGGCCAGGATGCGAATCCTGGAGGGGCGGCGCCGCCAGGTGGAGGAACGTCGGGAAGGTCTGCGTGACGCCGTTGCGCGGGCCAGCAGTTCATTCGACCGCTACACCCGTCAGTTGCACCAGCTGGGCCTGGAGTCCAGCGAACGAGAAGTGAAATGGCTCAACGAGTTGATCGCGGCCGAACGTACGGCCCAGGGGCGCTCGGAAAACATATGA
- a CDS encoding DUF1707 SHOCT-like domain-containing protein, which produces MATRQTSNTRARDSDRNDTCKVLDNALGEGQLSMEEHRQRVSAATNATTLGDLAGLVEDLQNSNAPVKMPTLTKPLLPGIRKPGGPGWGLRLASAAALVVLGIGIGWGLYGNTSSPLRFNPDPGAVPDGIDPVVLTPPTQLQSLNGLRGLFEQMRQKFGDTTGYELHIDTDSAMLYRPNPQDSRQKVYYRYTGGWGDPSSSPSSVDSDDRLVDLAAFDYEKALAVLRGAPDTLNTKRGDVKSTWLRITPSEDPATPDLVNVEVIVSSDFGGGNIDLYPDGTVKGMYRHDR; this is translated from the coding sequence GTGGCAACTCGGCAGACCTCGAACACCCGGGCCAGGGACAGCGACCGCAACGACACCTGCAAGGTGCTCGACAACGCGCTCGGCGAAGGCCAGTTGTCCATGGAAGAACACCGCCAGCGGGTGTCGGCGGCCACCAACGCCACCACCCTGGGGGACCTGGCCGGCCTGGTCGAGGATCTGCAGAACTCCAATGCTCCGGTGAAAATGCCGACGCTGACCAAGCCCCTGCTACCCGGCATCCGCAAGCCCGGCGGTCCCGGATGGGGGCTGCGGCTGGCCTCGGCCGCCGCACTGGTCGTGCTCGGCATCGGCATCGGCTGGGGCCTGTACGGAAACACCTCCTCACCGTTGAGGTTCAACCCCGACCCGGGGGCGGTGCCCGACGGTATCGACCCGGTAGTGCTGACCCCGCCGACCCAGCTGCAATCGCTGAACGGGCTCCGCGGCCTGTTCGAGCAGATGCGCCAGAAGTTCGGCGACACCACTGGCTATGAGCTGCACATCGACACCGACTCGGCCATGCTCTACCGACCGAACCCGCAGGACAGCCGCCAGAAGGTCTACTACCGGTACACCGGCGGCTGGGGTGATCCGAGCTCCTCGCCCAGCAGCGTCGACAGCGACGACCGGCTCGTCGACCTCGCGGCGTTCGACTACGAGAAGGCGCTCGCCGTTCTCCGTGGCGCGCCCGACACGCTCAACACCAAACGCGGCGACGTGAAGAGCACGTGGCTGCGCATCACACCGTCCGAAGATCCCGCGACACCTGACCTCGTCAATGTCGAGGTGATCGTCAGCAGCGACTTCGGCGGCGGAAACATCGACCTGTACCCCGACGGCACCGTCAAGGGGATGTACCGCCACGACAGGTGA
- a CDS encoding single-stranded DNA-binding protein: MAGDTTITVVGNLTADPELRFTPSGAAVANFTVASTPRMFDRQSNEWKDGEALFLRCNIWREAAENVAESLTRGSRVILTGRLKQRSFETREGEKRTVVEVEVDEIGPSLRYATAKVNKASRSGGGGGGFGGGGGGNGGGASRPAEPKDDPWGSAPASGSFSGADDEPPF, translated from the coding sequence GTGGCTGGTGACACCACCATCACAGTTGTCGGAAACCTGACCGCTGACCCGGAACTGCGTTTCACCCCGTCCGGCGCAGCTGTCGCCAACTTCACCGTTGCCTCGACGCCGCGAATGTTTGACCGGCAGAGCAACGAGTGGAAGGACGGCGAGGCGCTGTTCCTTCGGTGCAACATCTGGCGTGAGGCGGCCGAGAACGTGGCCGAGAGCCTCACCCGGGGTTCGCGGGTGATCCTCACGGGTCGGCTCAAGCAGCGTTCCTTCGAAACCCGCGAGGGCGAGAAGCGCACCGTTGTCGAGGTCGAGGTCGACGAGATCGGTCCGTCCCTGCGCTACGCCACAGCCAAGGTCAACAAGGCCAGCCGCAGTGGCGGCGGAGGCGGTGGCTTCGGCGGTGGCGGTGGCGGTAATGGCGGCGGGGCTTCGCGCCCGGCCGAGCCCAAAGACGATCCGTGGGGCAGTGCGCCCGCGTCGGGCTCCTTCAGCGGGGCCGACGACGAGCCGCCTTTCTGA
- the rplI gene encoding 50S ribosomal protein L9 yields MKLILTAEVEHLGVAGDAVEVKDGYGRNYLLPRGLAIVASRGAERQADEIRRAREAKSIRGVEHANELKTALEGLGEVSLPVQAAADTGKLFGSVTAADVVAVIKKAGGPNLDKRTVQLPKAHIKSVGTHPVTVRLHTGVEAKVSLNVTAE; encoded by the coding sequence ATGAAGCTGATTCTCACCGCTGAGGTGGAACACCTGGGTGTCGCAGGCGACGCCGTCGAGGTCAAGGACGGCTACGGCCGTAACTACCTGCTGCCCCGTGGGCTGGCCATCGTGGCCTCCCGCGGTGCCGAGCGCCAGGCCGACGAGATCCGCCGGGCCCGCGAGGCCAAGTCGATTCGTGGCGTCGAGCATGCCAACGAGCTCAAGACCGCGCTCGAGGGTCTGGGCGAGGTGTCGCTGCCGGTTCAGGCCGCGGCCGATACCGGCAAGCTGTTCGGTTCGGTCACCGCTGCCGATGTGGTGGCCGTGATCAAGAAGGCCGGCGGTCCGAACCTGGACAAGCGCACGGTGCAGCTGCCCAAGGCGCACATCAAGTCGGTCGGGACGCATCCGGTTACCGTCCGGCTGCACACCGGGGTGGAAGCCAAGGTGTCGCTGAACGTCACCGCGGAGTAA
- the rpsF gene encoding 30S ribosomal protein S6, with translation MRPYEIMVILDPTLDERTVAPSLETFLNVIRKDGGSVDKVDIWGRRRLAYEIAKHAEGIYAIVDVKAEPATVSELDRQLNLNESVLRTKVMRTDKH, from the coding sequence ATGCGTCCATACGAAATCATGGTCATTCTCGACCCGACACTCGACGAGCGCACTGTAGCTCCCTCGCTGGAGACGTTCCTGAACGTCATCCGCAAGGACGGCGGCAGTGTCGACAAGGTCGATATCTGGGGCCGCCGCCGGCTGGCCTACGAGATCGCCAAGCACGCCGAGGGCATCTACGCCATCGTCGACGTCAAGGCCGAACCGGCCACCGTGTCCGAGCTCGACCGTCAGCTGAACCTGAACGAGTCGGTGCTGCGGACCAAGGTGATGCGGACCGACAAGCACTAA
- the rpsR gene encoding 30S ribosomal protein S18: protein MAKSTKRRPAPEKPVKTRKCVFCSKKGKGQIIDYKDTALLRTYISERGKIRARRVTGNCVQHQRDVAIAVKNAREVALLPFGSSTR, encoded by the coding sequence ATGGCCAAGTCCACAAAGCGGCGGCCGGCACCGGAAAAGCCGGTAAAGACACGCAAGTGCGTGTTCTGCTCCAAGAAGGGTAAGGGGCAGATCATCGACTACAAGGACACTGCGCTGCTGCGTACCTACATCAGCGAGCGCGGCAAGATCCGTGCCCGCCGGGTGACCGGCAACTGCGTCCAGCATCAGCGCGATGTCGCCATCGCGGTCAAGAATGCCCGCGAGGTGGCTCTGCTGCCGTTCGGCTCGTCGACGCGGTAG